A DNA window from Allokutzneria albata contains the following coding sequences:
- a CDS encoding peptidyl-tRNA hydrolase, translating to MLATASILDPLADRYVSWLRLPSASTVDTSDEVPELVRAMPMVLRIEKADPPPRNALLAAAASSAIAVCLDPLAAPGQPWHDEVHAWMCGRIRKVSRRARGAHWTAVQDMAGITVAHGGAEVRSLVPGLVVETPRVLGRLQISGSELPEDEQPLAPPADVPVLWLNPDAAMTVGKAAAQVGHATMLLAALLHADGRDADLADWADAGFPCAVRKADQARWRDLHPGDDPGLAWKTKRVVAVRDAGFTEVDPGTITVVTQWPA from the coding sequence GTGCTGGCCACCGCCTCGATCCTGGACCCGCTCGCCGACCGCTACGTCTCCTGGCTGCGCCTCCCTTCGGCCTCCACTGTGGACACTTCCGACGAGGTGCCGGAGCTGGTGCGGGCGATGCCCATGGTGCTGCGCATCGAGAAGGCCGACCCGCCGCCGAGGAACGCCCTGCTCGCGGCGGCGGCCTCGTCGGCGATCGCGGTCTGCCTGGACCCGCTGGCCGCGCCCGGGCAGCCGTGGCACGACGAGGTCCACGCGTGGATGTGCGGTCGCATCCGCAAGGTGTCCCGCCGCGCCAGGGGAGCGCACTGGACCGCTGTGCAGGACATGGCGGGCATCACGGTGGCGCACGGCGGTGCGGAGGTGCGCTCGCTGGTGCCCGGCCTGGTCGTGGAGACCCCGCGGGTGCTGGGCCGCCTCCAGATCTCCGGCAGCGAACTCCCGGAGGACGAGCAGCCGCTCGCGCCACCGGCGGACGTCCCGGTGCTGTGGCTCAACCCGGACGCGGCGATGACCGTGGGCAAGGCGGCGGCTCAGGTCGGCCACGCCACCATGTTGCTGGCCGCGCTCCTGCACGCCGATGGGCGCGATGCCGACCTCGCGGACTGGGCCGATGCCGGGTTCCCGTGCGCCGTCCGGAAGGCCGATCAGGCCCGCTGGCGCGACCTGCACCCCGGCGACGACCCGGGCTTGGCCTGGAAGACGAAGCGCGTGGTTGCCGTCCGCGACGCGGGCTTCACCGAGGTCGACCCCGGCACGATCACCGTGGTCACCCAGTGGCCCGCCTGA
- the serB gene encoding phosphoserine phosphatase SerB, translated as MPPSDARSGEELDTVTGPNATPVLMTVTGPDKPGVTSVLFAALTRHGVEVLDVEQVVIRGKLVLGVLVSTDHDPEGLHEMVEQAMATVGMHVDVEVGAAVPTAQLGSTHHLIVMGRPVTARAFTEVSRKLAALETNIDSIRRVADYPVTGLELSVTTADQTPQGDAELRAAMVELSARIGVDIAVEQSGLSRRAKRLVVFDVDSTLIQGEVIEMLAAKAGHEDEVREITEAAMRGELDFGQSLERRVALLKGLPEKALDEVADALELTPGARTTVRTLKRLGFRCGVVSGGFTQVVLRLAEDLDLDFCAANDLEVVDGVLTGRVIGEVVDRAGKAEALRRFAGEYEIPLAQCVAVGDGANDIDMLSTAGLGVAFNAKPALRKVADTALSLPFLDAVLFVLGVTRAEVEAADAADGLPADRIEIG; from the coding sequence ATGCCCCCGAGTGATGCCCGCAGTGGCGAGGAGTTGGACACCGTGACCGGCCCGAACGCGACCCCCGTGCTGATGACCGTGACCGGCCCGGACAAGCCGGGCGTGACCTCCGTCCTGTTCGCCGCCCTGACCAGGCACGGCGTCGAGGTGCTCGACGTCGAGCAGGTGGTGATCCGCGGCAAGCTGGTGCTCGGTGTCCTGGTCTCCACCGATCACGACCCTGAGGGACTGCACGAGATGGTCGAGCAGGCCATGGCCACTGTGGGGATGCACGTCGACGTCGAGGTCGGCGCGGCCGTGCCCACCGCACAGCTGGGCTCCACCCACCACCTGATCGTCATGGGCCGCCCGGTGACCGCGCGCGCCTTCACCGAGGTCTCCCGCAAGCTCGCCGCGTTGGAGACCAACATCGACTCGATCCGCCGCGTCGCCGACTACCCGGTCACCGGCCTCGAGCTGTCGGTGACCACGGCGGACCAGACGCCGCAGGGCGACGCCGAGCTGCGCGCCGCCATGGTCGAGCTCTCCGCCCGCATCGGCGTGGACATCGCCGTCGAGCAGTCCGGGCTGTCCCGCAGGGCCAAGCGCCTGGTGGTCTTCGACGTGGACTCCACCCTGATCCAGGGTGAGGTGATCGAGATGCTGGCGGCGAAGGCTGGCCACGAGGACGAGGTCCGCGAGATCACCGAGGCCGCCATGCGCGGCGAGCTGGACTTCGGCCAGTCGCTGGAGCGGCGCGTGGCGCTGCTGAAGGGCCTGCCGGAGAAGGCTCTCGACGAGGTGGCCGACGCCCTGGAGCTGACCCCCGGCGCGCGGACCACGGTGCGCACGCTCAAGCGGCTCGGCTTCCGCTGCGGTGTGGTCTCCGGCGGTTTCACCCAGGTCGTGCTCCGTCTCGCCGAGGACCTGGACCTGGACTTCTGCGCGGCCAACGACCTCGAGGTGGTCGACGGTGTGCTGACCGGGCGGGTCATCGGCGAGGTCGTCGACCGCGCGGGCAAGGCCGAGGCGCTGCGCCGCTTCGCCGGCGAGTACGAGATCCCGCTCGCGCAGTGCGTCGCGGTCGGCGACGGCGCCAACGACATCGACATGCTCTCCACGGCGGGCCTCGGGGTGGCCTTCAACGCCAAGCCCGCGCTGCGCAAGGTGGCCGACACCGCGCTCTCGCTGCCCTTCCTGGACGCGGTGCTGTTCGTGCTCGGCGTGACCCGGGCCGAGGTGGAGGCCGCGGACGCGGCGGACGGCCTGCCCGCCGACCGCATCGAGATCGGGTGA
- the ctaD gene encoding aa3-type cytochrome oxidase subunit I: MTAVAPQPIATRPYPTRDSVKGSFLLRMFSTTDHKQIGIMYIVTAMAFFLVGGVMAMLMRTELAVPGMQVLSQEQYNQLFTMHGTVMLLLYATPIVFGFANFIMPLQIGSPDVAFPRLNAFSYWLYLFGGLIVMAGFITPGGAADFGWFAYTPLSDAIHSPGVGADLWISGLVVGGLGTILGAVNMITTVICLRAPGMTMYRMPIFTWNILITSLLVLIAFPILTAALLGLLADRHLGAHVFDPANGGVILWQHLFWFFGHPEVYIVALPFFGIVSEIFPVFSRKPIFGYKGLVWATLGIAALSVAVWAHHMYATGAVLLPFFAFMTFLIAVPTGVKFFNWIGTMWKGQLTFETPMLFSIGFIVTFLFGGLSGVLLAAPAIDFHVSDSYFVVAHFHYVLYGTIAFATFAGIYFWFPKMTGRMMDEPLGKLHFWTTFIGFHLTFLVQHWLGNEGMPRRYADYIPTDGFTTLNMISTIGAYILGASMLPFLWNAFKSYRYGEVVTVDDPWGYGNSLEWATSCPPPRHNFTELPRIRSERPAFELHYPHMVERFRAEAHIGGRHGKQHAAPSEVAAAAVQPDDETKGDPKAK; encoded by the coding sequence GTGACGGCCGTAGCCCCCCAGCCGATCGCCACGCGTCCTTATCCGACGCGTGACTCGGTCAAGGGTTCGTTCCTGCTGCGGATGTTCAGCACGACGGATCACAAGCAAATCGGGATCATGTACATCGTCACGGCGATGGCGTTCTTCCTGGTCGGCGGCGTCATGGCGATGCTGATGCGGACCGAGCTCGCCGTGCCTGGCATGCAGGTGCTCTCGCAGGAGCAGTACAACCAGCTGTTCACCATGCACGGCACGGTTATGCTGCTGCTGTACGCGACGCCGATCGTCTTCGGCTTCGCCAACTTCATCATGCCGCTGCAGATCGGCTCGCCCGACGTGGCGTTCCCGCGCCTCAACGCCTTCTCGTACTGGCTCTACCTCTTCGGTGGCCTCATCGTGATGGCGGGCTTCATCACCCCCGGTGGCGCCGCCGACTTCGGCTGGTTCGCCTACACCCCGCTGTCGGACGCGATCCACTCGCCCGGTGTCGGCGCGGACCTGTGGATCTCCGGTCTGGTGGTCGGTGGTCTGGGCACCATCCTCGGCGCGGTCAACATGATCACTACGGTGATCTGCCTGCGCGCGCCGGGCATGACCATGTACCGGATGCCGATCTTCACCTGGAACATCCTGATCACCAGCCTCCTGGTGCTCATCGCGTTCCCGATCCTGACCGCCGCGCTGCTCGGTCTGCTGGCCGACCGCCACCTGGGCGCGCACGTGTTCGACCCGGCCAACGGCGGCGTGATCCTCTGGCAGCACCTGTTCTGGTTCTTCGGCCACCCCGAGGTCTACATCGTGGCGCTGCCGTTCTTCGGCATCGTCTCCGAGATCTTCCCGGTGTTCAGCCGCAAGCCGATCTTCGGCTACAAGGGCCTCGTCTGGGCGACCCTGGGCATCGCGGCGCTGTCCGTCGCGGTCTGGGCGCACCACATGTACGCGACCGGCGCCGTGCTGCTGCCGTTCTTCGCCTTCATGACCTTCCTCATCGCCGTCCCGACCGGGGTGAAGTTCTTCAACTGGATCGGCACGATGTGGAAGGGGCAGCTCACGTTCGAGACGCCCATGCTCTTCAGCATCGGCTTCATCGTGACGTTCCTCTTCGGTGGCCTTTCCGGCGTCCTGCTGGCCGCCCCGGCGATCGACTTCCACGTCTCGGACAGCTACTTCGTGGTGGCGCACTTCCACTACGTGCTCTACGGCACCATCGCCTTCGCCACCTTCGCGGGCATCTACTTCTGGTTCCCGAAGATGACCGGCCGGATGATGGACGAGCCGCTGGGCAAGCTGCACTTCTGGACCACGTTCATCGGCTTCCACCTGACGTTCCTGGTGCAGCACTGGCTGGGCAACGAGGGCATGCCGCGCCGGTACGCGGACTACATCCCGACCGACGGGTTCACCACGCTGAACATGATCTCCACCATCGGCGCCTACATCCTCGGCGCGTCGATGCTGCCGTTCCTGTGGAACGCCTTCAAGAGCTACCGCTACGGCGAGGTCGTGACCGTGGACGACCCGTGGGGCTACGGCAACTCCCTGGAGTGGGCCACGTCCTGCCCGCCGCCCCGGCACAACTTCACCGAGCTGCCCCGGATCCGCTCCGAGCGCCCGGCGTTCGAGCTGCACTACCCGCACATGGTGGAGCGGTTCCGCGCCGAGGCGCACATCGGCGGCAGGCACGGCAAGCAGCACGCCGCCCCGTCCGAGGTGGCGGCCGCCGCGGTGCAGCCGGATGATGAGACCAAGGGCGACCCCAAGGCCAAGTAG
- a CDS encoding SGNH/GDSL hydrolase family protein, translating into MAFPAAFRRLLALPLVIAALAAATTTATAKPAKAGPFQRYVSLGDSFVSGAYIPHPRPESRGCLRTTGNYPTVLATKLGVQDFADASCIGAFTHHMTTRQDEPSWDIDNPPQFDRLTPDTDLVTITTGGINIGFMQLAIDCALASFGDPLGTPCRKKHTVDGVEQIAKRIETAAPKVREVLAELKRRAPKAKVVMVGYPRLVPPSIGCFPTVPIAFGDVEYLDGLQRKLNTTLAAQAAANGVPFVDVYKASEGRDACQAPDVRWIEGVIPSSPTAPAHPNAAGMKAVADLVHKAVLAKD; encoded by the coding sequence ATGGCATTCCCCGCCGCGTTCCGCCGCCTGCTCGCGCTGCCACTCGTGATCGCCGCACTCGCCGCGGCCACGACAACGGCGACAGCGAAGCCCGCCAAGGCGGGGCCTTTCCAGCGCTACGTCTCGCTCGGGGACTCCTTCGTCTCCGGGGCCTACATCCCGCACCCGCGCCCGGAGTCGCGCGGCTGCCTGCGCACCACCGGCAACTACCCGACCGTGCTGGCCACCAAGCTCGGGGTGCAGGACTTCGCCGACGCCAGCTGCATCGGCGCTTTCACCCACCACATGACCACGCGGCAGGACGAGCCGTCGTGGGACATCGACAACCCGCCGCAGTTCGACCGGCTCACCCCGGACACGGACCTGGTGACGATCACCACCGGCGGCATCAACATCGGCTTCATGCAGCTGGCGATCGACTGCGCGCTGGCCAGCTTCGGCGACCCGCTCGGGACCCCGTGCAGGAAGAAGCACACCGTGGACGGTGTCGAGCAGATCGCCAAGCGCATCGAGACCGCCGCGCCCAAGGTCAGGGAGGTGCTCGCGGAGTTGAAGCGGCGCGCGCCCAAGGCGAAGGTGGTCATGGTCGGCTACCCGCGCCTGGTCCCGCCGTCCATCGGCTGCTTCCCGACCGTGCCGATCGCTTTCGGCGACGTCGAGTACCTGGACGGGCTCCAGCGGAAGCTGAACACCACGCTCGCCGCGCAGGCCGCCGCCAACGGCGTGCCGTTCGTGGACGTCTACAAGGCCAGCGAGGGCCGCGACGCCTGCCAGGCTCCGGACGTCCGGTGGATCGAGGGCGTCATCCCCAGCTCACCCACCGCACCCGCCCACCCCAACGCGGCGGGCATGAAGGCCGTCGCGGACCTCGTGCACAAGGCGGTCCTGGCCAAGGACTGA